In Ptychodera flava strain L36383 chromosome 21, AS_Pfla_20210202, whole genome shotgun sequence, a genomic segment contains:
- the LOC139121479 gene encoding steroid 17-alpha-hydroxylase/17,20 lyase-like: protein MVSLTLGAIQSFLSSPINVLLVIVLMLVIAALWSMRIPAGFPPGPRGLPFIGSIGGLANEDLVYTVTDFAKTYGDIYSLKIGRQRIVVLNNNENIREALVTKQNAFAGRPLVHSLDLFSEGGEDILIGNFTQKWKALRKIAQQAIRNYASGHKLEKLLTKEAFPRLMKSITDKNGEPFEPYPLLILTVCNVMATMCFGERYELDDPEFKGIVKFVQEFNESFGNGLLADFVPIFKYIPTNGLRVLKKTLSTWFSFIRSKVDEHKMKMQEERVSDLVDDFLKIQAEGEDQADLLTDVNVRQTVSDIFSAGVDTTANTINWCLAYMVNYPDVQTKVQEEIDCVIGQERLPMLSDKGKLPYCEAVIHEVMRIRTIAPISLPHETTEDTSIGGYNIPKGTQIWTNLWKLHMDDKHWKEPEKFRPERFLDTDGKALPKQDSFLPFSAGRRVCIGEILARNKLLLMFTCLFQQFTFLPPPGKEKPSLKPSFTGLITRCIPYKVVARDRISGKSGT, encoded by the exons ATGGTTTCTTTAACATTAGGAGCGATTCAGAGCTTCCTCAGCAGTCCCATCAATGTGCTGTTGGTGATTGTACTGATGTTAGTGATAGCTGCACTATGGAGCATGCGCATACCTGCAGGTTTTCCTCCAGGACCGAGAGGCTTGCCGTTCATTGGGAGCATAGGAG GTCTCGCCAATGAAGATCTTGTTTATACCGTCACAGACTTCGCCAAGACATATGGAGATATTTATTCCCTGAAAATTGGAAGGCAGAGAATTGTTGTACTCAATAACAACGAGAATATACGAGAAGCATTGGTGACAAAACAGAACGCTTTTGCCGGGAGACCCTTGGTTCATAGCC TTGACTTGTTTAGTGAGGGAGGAGAAGATATTCTTATTGGCAACTTCACTCAGAAGTGGAAGGCTTTGCGTAAGATTGCTCAACAGGCAATAAG GAATTATGCCAGTGGACACAAATTAGAAAAATTATTGACGAAAGAAGCATTTCCGCGTCTTATGAAATCCATAACTGATAAGAATGGAGAGCCGTTTGAGCCATATCCGTTACTAATATTGACGGTTTGCAACGTGATGGCGACCATGTGTTTTGGTGAACG TTATGAACTTGATGACCCTGAGTTTAAGGGTATAGTGAAGTTCGTCCAAGAGTTTAACGAAAGCTTTGGAAATGGTTTATTGGCTGACTTTGTGCCAATATTTAAGTACATACCAACCAATGGTCTTCGTGTATTAAAGAAAACTTTAAGTACTTGGTTTTCTTTCATCCGGTCAAAAGTAGATGAACACAAGATGAAAATGCAGGAAG AGAGAGTCTCTGATCTTGTTGACGACTTTCTTAAGATCCAAGCAGAAGGTGAAGACCAAGCTGATTTGTTGACGGACGTTAATGTGCGGCAAACAGTTTCTGATATCTTTTCAG CTGGAGTCGACACTACCGCTAATACAATAAACTGGTGCCTGGCCTATATGGTAAACTACCCAGATGTGCAGACAAAAGTACAAGAGGAAATAGATTGCGTCATCGGACAAGAAAGACTACCGATGTTATCAGACAAGGGCAAACTACCGTACTGTGAAGCCGTTATCCACGAAGTCATGAGAATACGAACTATCGCACCTATCAGTCTTCCCCATGAAACAACCGAGGATACTTCTATTG GTGGCTATAACATTCCCAAGGGAACTCAAATATGGACGAACCTATGGAAGCTGCACATGGATGACAAACACTGGAAGGAGCCTGAAAAATTCCGTCCGG AACGATTTTTGGATACGGATGGTAAGGCTTTACCAAAACAAGACAGTTTCCTTCCATTCTCCGCCGGACGTCGTGTATGCATTGGAGAGATTTTGGCTAGGAATAAATTACTACTGATGTTCACCTGCTTATTTCAGCAGTTTACTTTCTTACCGCCACCAGGCAAGGAGAAACCAAGCTTAAAACCTTCTTTCACTGGTCTTATCACCAGATGTATTCCGTACAAAGTGGTTGCTAGGGACCGCATTTCTGGAAAATCTGGAACTTAA